The Candidatus Thermoplasmatota archaeon DNA segment TCATCGATATCAAGGAAAACGTTTTTTACATGTCCAATATAGATCCCATTCCTGGTATACACTGGCAATTTCAGAAACGTGGTGACCTCGCTTAACTTTTCGCCGGTTTGTTGTTGTTTTTCCATCATGTAATCAAAATACAATTACCTATATTAAAATGTAATGGTATCCTTTTTTTGATCAAGAGAATCTTTTTTTAAATGTTACCTTATTCTCTGTTTGTTCTATGACTCCCAAACAAAAAGCTCGAATGAATGCAGTCCTACAACAGCTGAAACAGTATCAACATAAGGAACTTAGTTTTTCGAGCGGGCGGATTCTTGGTTCGATGTGTACTATGCCCCATCCGATTGCAAAAAAAGCATATCTGATGTTTCTTGAAACGAATCTTGGTGATCCTGATCTTTTTCCTGGAACCAAAGAAATCGAACAGCGGTACCTTTCTTTTCTTCAAAAACTGCTCAACGCACCCCAGCGTTCAGGAGGACTCATTGTGAGTGGTGGAACTGAGGGAAATATCACGGCGATGTGGCTTGCAAAACAACGTTCTCGTAAGAAGAAAGAAATTATTCTTCCGGTACATGCGCATTTCTCGATGAAAAAAATCGCATCTTTGATGAATATGCGACTTATAGCTATCCCGTTAACTAAGGATTTTACCATGGATGTTTCTTGCGTGAAAAGAAAAATCACGACTAATACTGCAGCAGTGCTTGGTGTTGCCGGGTCAACCGAGCTAGGAACTATTGATCCAATAGCTGAACTTGGTGAGCTCTGCGAAGATGAAAAGATTTTTTTGCATGTTGATGCTGCTTTTGGTGGTTACGTAATCCCATTTTTACACCAGCTGGGATACAAGGTACCTGAGTTTGATTTTACAATTCCTGGTGTTCAGAGCATTTCACTTGATGCCCACAAGATGGGATATGCTGCTATCCCGCTTGGTGCTTTGCTGATTCGAGATCAACAATGGTTTGAAACGATCAGTGTTGAATCTCCATACATCAGCAGTACGACGCATACAGGTCTCCTGGGTACTCGTTCTGGTGGCCCGGTTGCGGCTGCGTATGCTGTTGCAAAGTATCTTGGATATAAAGGATATATGAATCTTGTAAAACAGTGCATGAAGACAACAGAGTATGCAGAAAAAAGAATTACTGATCTTGGTTTACCGTTGTTTGTCAGGCCAACGATGAATGTTGTTGGGGTAAAATTGAGAAAACCCGCTGAAGTAGTACACCAGTTAGCAACTGCTGGTTGGCGGGTGAATCTTTTACGAACGCTCGGTGGAATGAGACTTGTTCTTATGCCGCAGATTACCACACACATCATCGATGAATTTATCCCAATTTTTGAAAAAACTTGTAAGAAAGTTGGTGAACTATGACGTTAGAACTCTTCAAGCAATCATTGTATCAAGCACCAATCATCAAAAAAGATACCTATAGTTACCTTGTTCACCCGTTAACTGATGGTATTCCGTTACTCTCTCCAGCGCTTCTCTGTGAAGTAGTCGCTGAGATGAAAAAACAGATACAAACGATAGGCGCATTTGACCGAATTGTGACCATAGAGGCAATGGGCATACCCCTTGCAACTGCGCTTTCTCTTGACCTAGACATTCCCTTTACGATTCTACGAAAACGAAAATATCAACTTCCTGGTGAGAGATCTGTTGGGCAGGTCACTGGATATTCACAATCAAAACTGTATATCAATGGACTCAAAAAGGGGGATACGGTTATAATCGTTGATGATGTGCTGAGTACAGGAGGTACCTTACGTGCAATACTTGAGGTATTCCATCAGATGGATATTGCGGTGAAAGGTGTTTTTATTGCAGTCAATAAAGGAACCTGCAAACAGACCATTGCTTCAGAATATAACGTACGTATACATACTCTTGTGGATATTGCTATCATAAACGGTGCTGTTGCTCTTCAGTAATCTTTTTTTTTGAAAAATGGAAAAAAATTGATGGATATACTTTTTTTTTTTATTCGTATCCACCAATCTTCAATGTTGGATCACCGAGGAGGACCCATTGTTGCACGGTTTTCGGATGCCCTGCGGCAAGATCAGTAATATCAAAGGTATTCAGATAGCTGGTAACTGTCTGAGCATGGGTTTGACCAAGAATATCAACGCCGTATTCTCCGTATTGTCTAAAGAATTCGATTGTAATCCATCCGTCGCCGCCACCCGTAGTCAGATCAATTCCAGGCATCCCGTAACCAAGTCCTGTATTGCCGATAGATGCAATTGCACCACCACGTGGGTTTCGAACCATTCTCCAACTGAACGTTTGTGGTACTGGGACACCATGACACCACATATAGAGTTTCGGGAATCTTGGGAAATAATAATGGAGTATATCAAGGAGGCCATACACCATTGAAACGTTGAACTGACTGTTATGGCAGCCTCCAACAACAGCAATTGGAAGTTTTTCTTTGTTGTTAACAGTGTCCATAGGGAATGCTGGTCGAGTTACAAATGGAGACCATGGTCGAAGAGTGGTGACCTGCATGCCAGTCACACTACCTTTTTGTCGATTACCCGGAACACCAGGATAATGATCAGCCCAGACATTCGGACTGCCATGTCCTGAGAAAAACAAGAAGCCACATCCTGTAGTCCATGCGTCGAGAACTGCTTGTTGACCGGTGAGTCGACCATTCGAAGTCCAAATGATTTCCCGATCAAAATCTGCAGGCATATAGTAGAGAGCACCACCGCGACCAAGCAATGCTTTTTCACCAGTAGTCCATTCGCCTTCGTAGTACATCTCTGTGTTATTTCGCCAGTCTTCAAACACAATCTGATCAGCACTATTTTTTATCCAAACATGGATATTGCTTTTATTTCCGTATGGTTTTGGATCATAGGATTTTCCTCGGATGGTAAGTACTCCGTTGAGGTAGCTAATGTTTCCCCAGAAATAAAATTCGTTACAGTATGCTTCGCTTTCTGATGGAACATAGGTGTAATCTGTATTACCAAGGATGTTTCCCTCGGTAACCGTGGTGATCTCGGCAATCGGAAGCCCTGGATATGTCGTGGTTCTGAGATAATCATCATGGTTGTAGGTAAGGAGGGTTTCCTTGGTTTTATCAATCGTGATGTTGATGGTTTCTATTGGGCCGAAATCTCCAGTTGGGTTGCTGCTCTGTGCATAGATGGTATATGCTCCGTTTGGTAGAGGTTTCGTGTCCCATTGTATGTTTAAATCCTGTTGATCAAGAAAACCATCACCGCTGACGACGATCATTTTTTTGAACCATTCTTTTCCAGCGGTTGTTGTTTCATAGGTGATGATTTTTTGGACAACAGTTTCGACTTCTCGTTTGTTGGCACAGGCAAGTCGACCGAGATTTACATCAGGATACATATCAATTCCAGTATCGTTTGCATACCCTGGTTTTCCCCATCCAGCAAAGATACCATCTCCATTGACGTCCCAGTCTGAGAAAACTCCACCGATTCGGTAGATATCAGCGTAGTAGAGATCACTGATCACACCAGGATCAAAAATTGCACTTCCGGAAAGCGGGAATTTTGGGTTGTCATAAAGATTGGTATACCGAACCGGGACATGCCATCCTTTGCTACCTTGGTTTGCATCATCGCGAGGCCGGGCACATACCACATTTTTTAATCCACCAACGAGAAGTACTGAGGTGATCCCGAAGGTTTCGATTGCATCTTTGATGAAGTTTTTAATCTGCGCTGGCTTATCCACACCTTCGTAGTTGACATAGATATCTTCGGTTGTCTTCAAGAATGTTTTGACACCATGATTATTTTTATGGGTTATGAGTGGTTGGAGTTGTTTTTCAAAACTTTTTGGTGCGATGATAACGAGATCATAGGACTCTTTGATTGAAGATAACGGATTCGGTGCAGGTGAGGTGTAGCTCACGTGAATCTCCGTAGTTTTTGCAATAGTTAGACGTCTGGTTGTTGGGGTATACCGAAGTGGATATATATGGACTGATACAAACGTAACACGTTGATTGTTTTTATTAAGACCCACACCAATTTTGGTAGAATACCATGTGGATGGGTAGGGTGTTGTCATCGAGTAAATTGTTGGATCTTTGGTTATCGTGTCGTGCTTTTCAGTATCAAGAGTATCGGTCAGGAGGAGCATCGGAGGACAGGGCCTGATATCTCCGGTGATGTCAAGGGTGGTAATATCTGTTGGGTTGACGTTGACAAGGATGTTGGTTGCTGCGAACGGCAA contains these protein-coding regions:
- the mfnA gene encoding tyrosine decarboxylase MfnA, with translation MTPKQKARMNAVLQQLKQYQHKELSFSSGRILGSMCTMPHPIAKKAYLMFLETNLGDPDLFPGTKEIEQRYLSFLQKLLNAPQRSGGLIVSGGTEGNITAMWLAKQRSRKKKEIILPVHAHFSMKKIASLMNMRLIAIPLTKDFTMDVSCVKRKITTNTAAVLGVAGSTELGTIDPIAELGELCEDEKIFLHVDAAFGGYVIPFLHQLGYKVPEFDFTIPGVQSISLDAHKMGYAAIPLGALLIRDQQWFETISVESPYISSTTHTGLLGTRSGGPVAAAYAVAKYLGYKGYMNLVKQCMKTTEYAEKRITDLGLPLFVRPTMNVVGVKLRKPAEVVHQLATAGWRVNLLRTLGGMRLVLMPQITTHIIDEFIPIFEKTCKKVGEL
- the hpt gene encoding hypoxanthine/guanine phosphoribosyltransferase; this encodes MTLELFKQSLYQAPIIKKDTYSYLVHPLTDGIPLLSPALLCEVVAEMKKQIQTIGAFDRIVTIEAMGIPLATALSLDLDIPFTILRKRKYQLPGERSVGQVTGYSQSKLYINGLKKGDTVIIVDDVLSTGGTLRAILEVFHQMDIAVKGVFIAVNKGTCKQTIASEYNVRIHTLVDIAIINGAVALQ
- a CDS encoding C25 family cysteine peptidase; amino-acid sequence: MKKNKIHIMIVGILVLSSIGIPLGHAEHQTSHSVTDSIITPQINIQTSSVDQSVFVTMKDIATYLSIPGHPRLPILIKTYELPFAATNILVNVNPTDITTLDITGDIRPCPPMLLLTDTLDTEKHDTITKDPTIYSMTTPYPSTWYSTKIGVGLNKNNQRVTFVSVHIYPLRYTPTTRRLTIAKTTEIHVSYTSPAPNPLSSIKESYDLVIIAPKSFEKQLQPLITHKNNHGVKTFLKTTEDIYVNYEGVDKPAQIKNFIKDAIETFGITSVLLVGGLKNVVCARPRDDANQGSKGWHVPVRYTNLYDNPKFPLSGSAIFDPGVISDLYYADIYRIGGVFSDWDVNGDGIFAGWGKPGYANDTGIDMYPDVNLGRLACANKREVETVVQKIITYETTTAGKEWFKKMIVVSGDGFLDQQDLNIQWDTKPLPNGAYTIYAQSSNPTGDFGPIETINITIDKTKETLLTYNHDDYLRTTTYPGLPIAEITTVTEGNILGNTDYTYVPSESEAYCNEFYFWGNISYLNGVLTIRGKSYDPKPYGNKSNIHVWIKNSADQIVFEDWRNNTEMYYEGEWTTGEKALLGRGGALYYMPADFDREIIWTSNGRLTGQQAVLDAWTTGCGFLFFSGHGSPNVWADHYPGVPGNRQKGSVTGMQVTTLRPWSPFVTRPAFPMDTVNNKEKLPIAVVGGCHNSQFNVSMVYGLLDILHYYFPRFPKLYMWCHGVPVPQTFSWRMVRNPRGGAIASIGNTGLGYGMPGIDLTTGGGDGWITIEFFRQYGEYGVDILGQTHAQTVTSYLNTFDITDLAAGHPKTVQQWVLLGDPTLKIGGYE